A portion of the Bacillus thuringiensis genome contains these proteins:
- the bsaA gene encoding glutathione peroxidase, translating into MTVYDFSAKTITGEEKSLKDYEGKALLIVNVASKCGFTPQYKGLQEVYDKYKDQGLEILGFPCNQFGGQEPGTEADITSFCELNYGVNFPMFAKVDVKGDKAHPLYTYMTEQVPGLLGMKAVKWNFTKFLIGKDGKVVGRFAPQTKPVDLEVEIEKVLGE; encoded by the coding sequence ATGACAGTTTATGATTTTTCAGCTAAAACAATTACAGGTGAAGAAAAATCGTTAAAAGATTACGAAGGAAAAGCACTTCTTATTGTCAATGTAGCTAGCAAATGTGGTTTCACACCACAATATAAAGGATTACAAGAGGTATATGATAAATATAAAGACCAAGGACTCGAAATACTCGGATTTCCTTGTAACCAATTCGGGGGACAAGAACCAGGTACAGAAGCGGACATTACTAGTTTTTGTGAATTAAACTACGGTGTAAACTTCCCGATGTTTGCAAAGGTTGATGTGAAAGGTGATAAGGCTCATCCTCTATATACATACATGACAGAACAAGTACCAGGTTTACTCGGTATGAAAGCAGTGAAATGGAATTTTACGAAGTTTCTAATTGGAAAAGACGGGAAAGTAGTAGGGCGTTTTGCACCGCAAACGAAGCCGGTAGATTTAGAGGTTGAGATTGAGAAGGTGCTTGGGGAATAA
- a CDS encoding MBL fold metallo-hydrolase: MKKVEQLSSHLYLIDDFDLQHNERTGTYVLLGDDITLIETCAAPSLPYILDGLQQLHIDLNDVKNIIVTHVHLDHAGAAGLMMEKCPNATLYVHSRGARHMIDPTKLILGAKAVYKEDFDKLFDPILPIEEERVHIVQHGDTLKIAKDRTLTFYDTPGHAKHHISIHDSLTNGIFTGDTIGIYYRELADVDVELYLPSTSPSQFQPDAMITSKNHIQSMNIDTIYFGHYGASSHVTEVYSQLEYWLPIFVHTGKEVFEKYNDFDEATKALQTLLMDKISSHLTKLNVPSDHSVYNILHLDIEISAMGIIDYFTKQEKANSTIN, encoded by the coding sequence ATGAAAAAAGTAGAGCAATTATCTTCTCACCTATATCTTATTGATGATTTCGATTTACAGCATAATGAACGAACAGGTACGTACGTTTTATTAGGTGACGATATTACTTTAATTGAAACTTGTGCAGCCCCTTCTCTTCCGTATATTTTAGACGGCTTACAACAATTACATATTGATTTAAACGATGTTAAAAACATTATCGTTACACATGTGCATTTAGATCACGCTGGAGCAGCTGGTTTAATGATGGAAAAGTGCCCAAATGCTACGTTATATGTGCATTCTCGTGGTGCTCGTCATATGATTGATCCAACAAAACTTATTTTAGGTGCAAAAGCTGTCTACAAAGAAGATTTCGATAAACTCTTTGATCCAATTCTTCCAATTGAAGAAGAACGTGTTCATATTGTACAACATGGTGATACGTTAAAAATTGCAAAAGACCGCACCCTTACATTTTATGATACACCAGGACATGCGAAGCACCATATTAGCATTCACGATTCATTAACAAACGGGATTTTTACTGGCGATACGATTGGAATTTATTATAGAGAACTCGCAGACGTTGATGTAGAGTTATATCTACCATCAACGTCCCCTTCACAATTCCAACCAGATGCGATGATTACTTCTAAAAATCACATTCAAAGTATGAATATAGATACTATTTATTTCGGTCATTACGGCGCATCCTCTCATGTTACAGAAGTATATAGTCAACTGGAATATTGGCTACCTATTTTCGTTCATACTGGTAAGGAAGTCTTTGAAAAGTATAATGATTTCGATGAAGCAACTAAAGCTTTACAAACTTTGTTAATGGATAAAATCTCTTCTCATCTTACAAAGTTAAACGTTCCATCAGATCATTCCGTTTATAATATTTTACATCTAGATATAGAAATTAGCGCAATGGGCATTATTGATTATTTCACGAAGCAAGAAAAAGCAAACTCCACTATTAACTAA
- a CDS encoding DUF3600 domain-containing protein: MSLDCRVRESIREEAKGIVAPPGLKEKVIVQIKMNRGGSKVKKRLIAGVLAAAFLIPTTGFAYQSIMADGIYGSFENLKKHAGAMTLEAYMRFNAKLSEAKDEMGTKEYEEFTKELKKLTNAKLAYGDSNGNIDYDGLSPAKREEMKKISMGLQPYFDKLNGHKSSKEVLTQEEFDRYMEALMTHEIVRVKTKSTGAIKIEEVPEAYKERFIKAEQFMEYVDEKVR, encoded by the coding sequence ATGAGTTTAGATTGTAGAGTTAGAGAATCTATACGAGAAGAAGCGAAGGGGATTGTTGCCCCGCCGGGGTTAAAAGAAAAAGTAATTGTTCAAATCAAAATGAATCGCGGGGGAAGTAAGGTGAAGAAACGTCTTATCGCCGGAGTGCTTGCAGCAGCATTTTTAATCCCTACGACCGGTTTTGCATATCAATCTATTATGGCGGATGGTATATACGGATCTTTTGAGAATTTAAAAAAACACGCCGGAGCGATGACGTTAGAAGCGTATATGCGTTTTAATGCAAAGTTATCAGAAGCGAAAGATGAAATGGGCACGAAGGAATATGAGGAGTTTACAAAAGAACTAAAAAAATTAACAAATGCAAAGCTTGCGTACGGAGATTCGAACGGTAATATAGATTATGATGGATTATCACCAGCAAAAAGAGAAGAAATGAAAAAGATAAGTATGGGCCTTCAACCATACTTTGATAAATTAAATGGTCATAAATCTAGTAAAGAAGTATTAACGCAAGAAGAGTTTGATCGCTATATGGAAGCTTTAATGACACATGAAATAGTACGAGTGAAGACAAAATCAACTGGTGCAATAAAAATAGAAGAAGTACCTGAGGCGTACAAAGAAAGATTTATTAAAGCGGAGCAGTTTATGGAATATGTAGATGAAAAGGTGAGATAA
- a CDS encoding sigma-70 family RNA polymerase sigma factor, which produces MKGEIDYAHLIRLTLSGNKEAYSELYDVTIQEVYKTAHFLIEDKTDVDDVVQEVYIQLYESLRKYDSEKPFRPWLIGLAIKQIHSYRRKRWMRLRIMKKAEEQRKPVQIDFSNDVVSKISNQKLIELIHKLPYKLKQVIILRYLHDYSQEEVAQILHIPIGTVKSRIHAALKKLRQKEQVEEIFLGEVGNVK; this is translated from the coding sequence ATGAAGGGTGAAATAGATTACGCACATTTAATTCGATTAACTTTATCAGGAAATAAAGAAGCATATAGCGAATTGTATGATGTAACGATTCAAGAAGTATATAAAACAGCACATTTTTTAATAGAAGATAAAACAGATGTAGATGATGTCGTTCAAGAAGTATACATACAGCTATATGAATCGCTTCGTAAATATGACAGTGAGAAGCCATTTCGCCCTTGGCTAATTGGGCTTGCGATTAAACAAATTCACTCTTATAGAAGAAAGAGGTGGATGCGACTACGAATTATGAAAAAAGCAGAAGAGCAAAGAAAACCAGTACAAATTGATTTTTCTAACGATGTTGTAAGTAAAATATCAAACCAAAAACTAATCGAACTCATTCATAAATTACCGTATAAATTAAAACAAGTTATTATCTTAAGATATTTACACGATTATTCACAAGAAGAAGTAGCACAAATATTACATATTCCAATTGGTACTGTGAAATCTAGAATTCATGCGGCATTAAAGAAACTACGTCAAAAAGAGCAAGTAGAAGAAATCTTTTTAGGAGAGGTAGGGAATGTGAAATGA
- a CDS encoding AAA family ATPase has product MPQLDSLHPTVEKIINNIEKLMVGKRKETILALTALLAEGHVLLEDVPGVGKTMLVRALSKSIDANYKRIQFTPDLLPSDVTGVSIYNPKELQFEFKPGPIMGNLVLADEINRTSPKTQSALLECMEEGNITIDGITRPLPKPFFVMATQNPVEYEGTYSLPEAQLDRFLLKLKMGYPTPEEEFEILNRMEKINPLSQLQAITTIEELLYLQQSVRVVSMDKAIKHYIVKLVNQTRTYSSIQLGASPRGSIALMKASQAYAFIHGRNYVIPDDVKFLAPYVLAHRLILKMEAKFEGITGEQVIAKIVARTTVPTQRTMNP; this is encoded by the coding sequence ATGCCCCAGCTTGATTCATTACATCCCACTGTAGAAAAAATAATCAATAATATTGAAAAACTAATGGTCGGAAAACGAAAAGAAACAATCTTAGCTTTGACAGCTCTCTTAGCTGAAGGTCATGTGCTATTAGAAGATGTTCCTGGTGTCGGGAAAACAATGCTAGTACGTGCTCTTTCTAAATCCATTGATGCTAATTATAAGCGAATTCAATTTACACCTGATTTATTGCCTTCAGATGTAACAGGAGTTTCTATTTATAATCCGAAAGAGCTCCAATTTGAGTTCAAGCCTGGACCAATTATGGGGAATTTAGTACTTGCTGATGAAATTAATCGTACATCGCCAAAGACACAATCTGCTTTACTTGAATGTATGGAAGAAGGCAATATTACAATAGATGGCATTACAAGGCCTTTACCAAAACCATTCTTTGTCATGGCTACACAAAATCCGGTCGAATATGAAGGAACATATTCTCTACCAGAAGCTCAGCTCGATCGTTTCTTATTGAAACTAAAAATGGGATATCCTACACCAGAAGAAGAATTTGAAATTTTAAACCGAATGGAAAAAATAAATCCACTCTCTCAATTACAGGCCATTACTACAATAGAAGAATTACTTTATTTACAACAAAGCGTACGGGTAGTAAGTATGGACAAAGCAATTAAGCATTACATTGTAAAGCTTGTTAATCAGACTCGTACATACAGTTCTATACAGCTAGGTGCAAGTCCACGTGGCTCAATTGCTTTAATGAAAGCTTCACAAGCTTATGCATTTATCCATGGCAGAAATTATGTTATTCCAGACGATGTTAAATTTTTAGCCCCTTACGTTTTAGCGCATAGACTCATTTTAAAAATGGAAGCAAAATTTGAAGGAATAACTGGCGAACAAGTTATCGCAAAAATCGTTGCACGAACTACCGTCCCGACTCAAAGGACGATGAACCCTTGA
- a CDS encoding quinone oxidoreductase family protein yields MKAIVVTSFGGPEVMKYTDVDMPTISEEQVLIRVVATSVNFADIKSRYGKKGNKALPFIPGIDATGIVERVGSQVKNIHPGQRVIAFPQNGSYAEYVVSNENLTFVLPHEVDFQTAAACPIVSFTSYNLLANVARLQQGESVLIHAAAGGIGTTAIQLAKLLGAKKVIGTVGSVAKKEIALDAGADYVICHQDENFVEKVNELTNGEGVDVILDSISGTVSERSLNCLAYYGRLVHFGNASGEIGNFQTKDLHASCRSILGFSFGTTRKKRPELLQETANEVFRYLHDGRLQIKATKSFPLQDAGKAHEWVESRKSTGKVILTVQSSS; encoded by the coding sequence ATGAAAGCTATCGTTGTAACGTCGTTCGGTGGTCCTGAAGTGATGAAATATACAGATGTGGATATGCCGACTATTTCAGAAGAGCAAGTTTTAATTCGTGTTGTTGCTACTAGTGTAAATTTCGCTGATATTAAATCACGTTATGGCAAAAAAGGAAATAAAGCACTACCTTTTATTCCAGGTATAGATGCCACTGGTATTGTAGAACGTGTCGGTTCTCAAGTTAAAAATATTCACCCTGGACAACGTGTCATTGCTTTTCCTCAAAATGGATCCTACGCAGAGTACGTTGTTTCAAATGAAAATCTCACTTTCGTTTTACCCCATGAAGTCGACTTTCAAACTGCAGCTGCTTGTCCGATCGTATCTTTCACAAGCTATAATTTACTTGCCAATGTAGCAAGACTTCAACAAGGTGAATCTGTTCTAATTCATGCAGCCGCTGGAGGAATTGGTACTACTGCGATTCAACTCGCAAAATTATTAGGGGCTAAAAAAGTAATCGGGACTGTAGGAAGTGTAGCAAAAAAAGAAATTGCTTTAGATGCTGGAGCTGATTATGTTATTTGTCATCAAGATGAAAATTTTGTAGAGAAAGTCAATGAGCTGACAAACGGTGAAGGGGTCGATGTAATTTTAGATTCTATTTCTGGAACTGTCTCTGAAAGAAGTTTAAACTGCCTTGCTTATTACGGTCGCCTCGTTCATTTCGGTAATGCTAGTGGTGAAATTGGTAACTTTCAAACGAAAGATTTACATGCAAGTTGCCGCTCTATACTCGGTTTTAGCTTTGGGACCACTCGAAAAAAGCGTCCTGAACTGCTCCAAGAAACTGCAAATGAAGTTTTCCGTTATTTACATGACGGACGTTTACAAATTAAGGCTACGAAATCTTTTCCACTTCAAGATGCAGGGAAAGCACATGAATGGGTCGAAAGTAGAAAAAGTACAGGGAAAGTAATACTAACTGTTCAGTCTTCTTCCTGA
- a CDS encoding DUF3488 and DUF4129 domain-containing transglutaminase family protein — MITLQAKYKWDTNRFFMHTCVFLLLLEWLRPLIGITNVGRLDIFVTFIGICFALSFFQTRWQIPIKIVTVLFIIHSLYYKNAFINPSWLTTFFSDMFRNSSLFFQGNLLDISPVFPTVLFFLSFWFLSSFTSFWIIYKKRGFLFLVLTIIYIATFHNLHLYNANYAIIRTVVIGSFMLSLLQVERIKEREHLQNYAREISKLLRPLTIFIVLLATIAYFAPKFGPQWPNSMDFLKFNTSEASKEQKVSTIGYGLDDSRLGGPFKADPTIVFTAQAQNKQYWRVETKDFYTGKGWEISENPKKVSFKNKNDVVSWYEQNTKTETTEATITMQKSYPHLTYPAGLVSVEASSDVSYSVDPFSEKIYTMNGDSSTTLNSYKVTYEIPEFSIENLKAVKANAGQETNPYFMTKYTQLPESLPQRVKDLAVNLTNDKDNRYDKVLAIENYFTDNSFTYESTNVSFPAKSQDYVDQFLFDTKSGYCNNFSTSMIVLLRSAGIPARWVKGYTEGTLDNTLASAKGEDVYTITNDNAHSWVEVYFPGYGWIPFEPTKGFTNPYNFINNTPAPISQNSEANNSNNEQTHQRNNEAKLKSLIENTEEASTKKVTNSKTNFSWWYVFLSTILISIMGYILFTTRMKWITFLIIHFYKYRKDDAVYQKAYGALLKQFARIGIPRGESQTFREYALHIDTLYNSADMQQLTASYENAMYQQGQAAAEWKKSVHLWEVLMKKAASPPKSDGFDTVI, encoded by the coding sequence ATGATAACATTACAAGCAAAATACAAGTGGGATACGAATAGATTCTTCATGCATACATGTGTATTTCTTCTTTTACTAGAATGGCTAAGACCTCTTATAGGTATTACAAATGTAGGTAGATTAGATATTTTCGTAACATTTATAGGAATTTGCTTCGCTCTCTCTTTTTTTCAAACGAGGTGGCAGATTCCAATAAAAATTGTCACAGTCTTATTTATCATTCATTCCCTATATTATAAAAATGCTTTTATAAATCCATCTTGGCTAACAACATTCTTTTCTGATATGTTTCGAAATTCCTCCCTGTTTTTCCAAGGGAATTTACTAGATATTTCTCCAGTTTTTCCGACAGTTTTATTTTTTCTCTCATTTTGGTTTTTGAGTTCTTTCACTTCATTTTGGATTATTTATAAAAAACGTGGGTTTCTATTTCTTGTATTGACTATTATTTATATCGCAACTTTTCATAACTTACATTTATACAATGCAAACTACGCTATTATTCGTACTGTTGTCATCGGCTCTTTTATGCTTAGTCTTCTTCAAGTAGAACGAATAAAAGAGCGCGAACACTTACAAAATTATGCTAGGGAAATCTCAAAATTACTTAGACCACTTACAATATTTATTGTATTATTAGCAACCATCGCATACTTTGCTCCAAAATTTGGCCCTCAATGGCCAAACTCAATGGATTTTTTAAAATTCAACACATCTGAAGCAAGTAAAGAACAAAAAGTTTCTACAATTGGGTATGGTTTAGATGACTCGCGATTAGGTGGTCCTTTTAAGGCGGATCCTACAATTGTTTTCACAGCACAAGCGCAAAACAAACAATATTGGAGAGTAGAAACAAAAGATTTTTATACAGGAAAAGGCTGGGAAATTTCTGAAAATCCGAAAAAGGTTTCTTTTAAAAATAAAAACGACGTCGTAAGCTGGTATGAACAAAATACAAAAACGGAAACTACTGAGGCAACAATTACCATGCAAAAAAGTTACCCTCACCTTACCTATCCAGCAGGATTAGTATCAGTTGAGGCTTCTTCTGATGTATCATACAGTGTTGACCCTTTTTCAGAAAAAATTTATACGATGAATGGAGACTCTTCTACTACTTTAAATTCGTATAAAGTAACATATGAGATCCCTGAGTTTTCCATAGAAAACTTGAAAGCTGTAAAAGCAAATGCAGGTCAAGAAACAAATCCTTATTTTATGACAAAATACACACAACTTCCCGAGTCATTACCACAGCGCGTAAAAGACTTGGCTGTTAATCTTACAAATGATAAAGACAACCGGTATGATAAAGTATTAGCTATTGAAAATTACTTCACAGACAACTCTTTTACATACGAATCAACGAATGTCTCATTCCCTGCCAAAAGCCAAGATTATGTAGATCAATTCCTTTTCGATACAAAAAGCGGCTACTGTAATAATTTTTCGACGTCTATGATTGTACTACTTCGTTCTGCCGGGATTCCTGCTCGCTGGGTAAAAGGCTATACAGAAGGAACTCTTGACAATACACTTGCCTCTGCAAAAGGTGAGGATGTTTATACAATCACGAACGATAACGCACACTCTTGGGTCGAAGTATATTTCCCAGGATACGGATGGATTCCATTCGAACCAACAAAAGGATTTACCAATCCCTATAATTTTATAAATAATACGCCTGCTCCTATTTCACAAAATAGCGAAGCAAATAATTCTAATAACGAGCAAACGCATCAACGAAATAATGAAGCAAAACTTAAAAGTTTAATAGAAAATACAGAAGAAGCTTCTACTAAAAAGGTCACAAATTCTAAAACTAATTTTTCTTGGTGGTACGTATTCCTCTCTACGATACTAATTAGTATTATGGGATACATTCTCTTCACCACTAGAATGAAATGGATAACATTTCTTATTATTCATTTCTATAAATACCGAAAAGATGATGCTGTTTATCAAAAAGCTTACGGTGCACTTTTAAAACAATTTGCGAGAATTGGCATACCACGGGGTGAAAGTCAAACATTCCGAGAATACGCTCTCCATATCGATACACTTTACAACTCGGCCGATATGCAACAACTTACTGCCAGTTATGAGAACGCTATGTATCAACAGGGGCAGGCTGCAGCAGAATGGAAGAAATCCGTACATTTATGGGAAGTGCTTATGAAAAAAGCAGCTTCTCCACCTAAATCAGATGGCTTTGATACAGTTATTTAA
- a CDS encoding DUF58 domain-containing protein, with translation MKRILRALYHVTKLLLLSLCLVLTFVYAMFQGGFVSWFLFYSTIPIALYSLLLPFYALRDAEVKRITNKNGYVVGEQFVSTITIKRKFPFPLLYLVIEDELPPQFISCKQTKMNKVVLFPGLKRHISFQYVIDTISRGEHTFSSVRVKTGDLFGMMEKEVTFSVPDTFLVYPHYVDITYRQLENHFEQGALSANINSAKDSTISVGVRDYKPGDRFSWIDWKATARTNNIMTKEFEQQRSHNIMIFIDRTKSPLFESVVTFTASIVRAVLKQNSPASFVSIGKEQTIFPLDNGDTQLQQILCHLAKVQADSVFPLSQSVDMELRKIYEPVTIILVTSNLSPDIQKAADCAAIRNRKCMIFVVKEKANQLSHRELSILETLKKRQIFVNTVYEKRYTNVFFEVSK, from the coding sequence ATGAAACGAATACTGCGAGCACTATATCACGTTACGAAGTTATTGCTACTCTCTTTATGTCTAGTCTTAACATTTGTGTACGCTATGTTTCAAGGAGGGTTTGTAAGTTGGTTTTTATTTTACAGCACAATTCCCATTGCTCTTTATTCACTACTACTACCCTTCTACGCTTTACGGGACGCTGAAGTAAAGCGAATAACAAACAAAAATGGATATGTAGTAGGAGAACAATTTGTAAGCACGATTACAATAAAAAGAAAATTTCCTTTTCCCTTACTTTATTTAGTTATAGAAGATGAACTGCCACCACAATTTATAAGTTGTAAACAAACAAAGATGAATAAGGTAGTACTCTTCCCAGGATTGAAACGACATATTTCGTTTCAATATGTTATTGATACAATCTCTAGAGGCGAGCACACTTTTTCAAGCGTTCGTGTCAAAACTGGCGATTTATTCGGCATGATGGAGAAAGAAGTAACTTTTTCAGTTCCAGATACATTTTTAGTCTATCCCCACTATGTAGATATAACGTATCGACAATTGGAAAATCATTTCGAACAAGGAGCGCTTTCAGCAAATATAAATTCAGCAAAAGACTCTACAATCTCTGTCGGTGTCAGAGACTATAAACCTGGTGATCGCTTTTCATGGATTGATTGGAAAGCAACTGCACGAACAAACAATATTATGACAAAAGAGTTTGAACAACAGCGCAGCCATAATATCATGATATTCATAGACAGAACCAAGTCTCCTCTATTCGAATCAGTCGTCACATTTACTGCCTCTATCGTAAGGGCTGTCTTGAAACAAAATTCACCAGCATCATTCGTGTCTATTGGAAAAGAACAAACTATTTTCCCTTTAGACAATGGAGATACGCAGTTACAACAAATCCTTTGTCATTTAGCAAAAGTACAAGCAGACAGTGTATTCCCGCTCTCTCAGAGTGTAGACATGGAACTAAGAAAAATTTATGAGCCCGTCACGATTATACTCGTGACCAGTAATCTTTCTCCCGATATTCAAAAGGCGGCTGATTGTGCTGCTATAAGAAATAGAAAATGTATGATTTTTGTCGTGAAAGAAAAAGCGAATCAACTTTCACACCGAGAACTCAGTATACTAGAAACTCTAAAAAAACGACAAATATTTGTAAACACGGTTTATGAAAAACGGTATACAAACGTGTTTTTTGAGGTGAGCAAATGA
- a CDS encoding DUF3925 domain-containing protein, which produces MKTAQHETISNREFYFVLYMMLLYVTGWVIDVNGLFLSSYFNLAGEIMLPLVGGIVGLFIMSINKQQTK; this is translated from the coding sequence ATGAAAACTGCACAACATGAAACGATTTCAAATCGCGAGTTTTATTTCGTACTATATATGATGTTATTGTATGTTACTGGCTGGGTAATCGATGTAAATGGTTTATTCTTAAGCTCCTACTTTAATTTAGCAGGAGAGATTATGCTTCCATTAGTAGGCGGGATTGTTGGACTGTTCATTATGTCTATTAATAAACAACAAACGAAATAA